GGGTCACCTTCCAATGGATGAACCTGGTGACGGAGGACAACTTCGATCGGATTCCCGACCCGCAAGTCATCTTTTGCCGCAACGTGTTTATTTACTTCTCGCCGATCTCAATCGCGAAGGCTGTTCGTGCCTTCGCCCGGCGCATGTCGGTCGGCGGATACCTTTTCGTCGGCGCCACCGAGTCGCTGTTGAGGCTCACTGACCGGTTCGAGCTTCGGGACCTGGGAACCTGTTTCGCTTATAAAAGAACCCCTTCCGGCTCATGAAACGTGTTCGCATTTTGATCGTTGATGATTCGGCGTTTGCCCGCAAGGTGGTGCGCGAAATTGTGCAGAGTGAGCGAACCGAGGTGGTCGGAGCGGCCCGCGACGGCCACGAGGCGTTGGCGCTGGCGGCCAGTTTAAACCCCGATCTGATCATCTGCGACCTCGCCATGCCCGGACTTGATGGCATCGAGTTCATCCGGCGGCAAATGGCGGCAAGGCCCGTTCCAATCCTGATTCTCTCCTCGGCCGCGCAGGATGCCGCGGAGGTCTTCACCGCCTTAAACTCGGGCGCGGTGGATGTGGTGCACAAACCCAGCGGACTGGCGAATGATCTGTTGCGCGACGTTAAGGTGGACCTCATGGAGAAAATCATGCTCATCATGCGCATCGCTCCGGAGAAACAGGCTCCCGTTTCAACCATCGCGGCCTCCCCGGAACGCATCGCATTCGAACGACGAATTGATCTGGTGGCCATCGGGATTTCCACCGGTGGTCCTCAGGCTCTACGTCGGCTCATTCCCTTGTTTCCCAGGAGCTTTCCTGCACCCATCGCCATTGTCCTTCACATGCCTGTTGGCTACACGGCGATGTATGCCGAGCAGTTGAACGAAATCTGCGCGCTGGAGGTTAAGGAGGCCGCCGAAGGGGATGTCCTGGAGCCGGGCATGGTTCTTCTGGCCCAGGCGGGACGCCACCTCACCGTTCAGAGGACAGGCACAGGCAGCGTCATCTCCCGGCTTTCCGTGCAGCCCATCAACAAATTACACCGACCCTCGGTGGATGTTCTCTTTCGATCCGTCGCGGAGACTTTTGGAGCCCGGGCGTTGGGGGTAGTCATGACCGGGATGGGGGACGACGGCAAGGAAGGGGCCGGCTGCATCAAGGCTTCCGGTGGAACGGTTATCACGGAGGCAGAGCAAAGCTGCGTGATCTACGGAATGCCCCGCTCGGTGGTGGAAGCTCGACTCAGCGACTCGGCAGTTCCCTTAGACCAGATGGCCGAAACGATCATTAACTTCGCATGAAACCTAAAATTCTCATTGTGGACGATTCCTCCCTCGCACGTCGAACTCTTCGGCAGGCGTTGGAAGATCTTGGCTATCTCGTCGAGGATGTCTCGGACGGTCCCCAAGCTATCGAATCATTCTACCTGCATAGACCTGATCTAGTGATCCTTGATATCGTGATGCATGGAATGTATGGCACCGAAGTGTTGGCCAAGCTGCTGGAGATAGACCCGGCGGCTCGAGTGCTCATGCTTACCGCCGACGTTCAGGATTCCACCTCCTCGCAGGTGAGGCAAAACGGTGCCATTGGCATCCTCAATAAGCCCATCACGAGGGAGAAGCTTGCCGCCGCCCTCAAGCCCATTTTCGAAGGGGGCACTCTATGGACTTGACGGCGAGCCAGCAGGATTCTTTGGCGGAGCTCATCAATATAGGCTATGGGCGCGCCGCCGGAGCGCTTTCTGAGCTCACCGGATACCGGATCACTCTCGAGGTGCCGGAGGTGGCGATGCATACGCTGGACCGTATCGCCGAGCTTCTAGGTGCCCTGATACCCTCGCAGGTCGCCAGTGTCGACCAGGTGTTCTCGGGTCCGATTTCGGGCCGCGCCTACCTGCTGCTCGATCAGAGGGCGGCGCTGGTACTGAGCCAGCTCTTGACCGAGAATTTCGCCGAGACCTCGCTGTTGGATTCCAACGCGCGAGAAACGATCACGGAGGTGGGGAACATCCTGCTCAATGCGTGTCTGGGCGTCTTCGGCAATTTGCTGCACGTCCATGTCGCCTTTCACGTGCCGCGCTTTCGGCTCGATACCGTGGCGTCCGTGCTGGGCGCCGTCGATCGTGAATCCGAGGAATCGAAACGTTATGGACTCATGATCCACACCCGCTTTCACGTCAAGACGAAGGACATCGCGGGTTATCTCGTGATCGTTCTGGGCATCGCCTCCCTGGACCGTCTCCTCGCGGAGCTGGACCAGTGGGAACAAAAGCAGCTCACATGAGCGGCCCAACCGAAAGCAGGCGGGAATCGGACCCCAGCGTGGCGGGGATTCAGTCCGTAGTGAGTTGGCTTCAGGCCATAGCGCCCTACGGCATCCTGACCACTGATCGGTCCCTTCGCATTCAAACATGGAATCAGTGGTTGGTTTTCCACAGCGGCCTGTCTGCTTCGGAGGCTATCGGGCGCAGCCTGGTGGAACTATTTCCCGACCTGCAGCAACGACGTCTTTTGTCCCGGTTCGAAAGCGCTCTGGCCGGGGAGATCAGTGTGTTGTCCACGGCCCTCCACAAATACCTGCTGCCATTTCCCGTTACTATCGAGGGTTGCCGGTCCCAGTGGATGCTCCAGACGGCGCGCATCGCTCCGTTGCCCGATGAGGATCGCATCGTGGGAACGATCACGATCATCGAAGATGTGACTCAACGGGAGTTTCACGCTTACACCCTCCGACGGCAGCAGGAGTTGGATCGTCTCCTCTCCGAATCCTTGGGAGCCATGATGGAGTCCACCCATGTTGTGCAGGATCTGGGTGCCATCCTCACGCCGATGCTGCCGTATCTTGGTTTTGATGCTCATTTTTGCTACGTCTGGCATCCTGGAATCAATCTGTTTCAACTTCGCTCCTGCTCCGGGGTGCCCACCGCTCAGCGCGAGGTGATGCGCGCGAAAAGGTTGGCGAATGAAGACCGCCTCAACTCTTCTGGTGGGCCCGCCAACATCCTTAAAACGATGGCCAAGCACGCAAAGGTTCTGACGGCTTTAGGCATGAGCGGCGTGAGCTGTTGGCCTCTCTCGATCGCGGATGAGGTGTTGGGTTTCATCTCTTTTGGAAGTTATCCCCCGAGCGTGCTCGAAAGGGAGGAGTACCAGCTGCTGTCCCGCCTGGTGCATTTTCTGGCTCTCGCTCTGGATCGGGCGTCCAAGTCGCAACGAGTCTTGGCGGCCTCGCGGGCCAAGGATGATTTCCTGGCCGCGCTTTCGCACGAACTCCGAACTCCGCTCAACCCCGTTCTCATGTTAGCGAGCGATGGGGCACAGAACCCGGAGCTCGCGGCTTCGGTCCGGGAATCCTTTCGTTTAATTGAGAAAAACGCGCTCCTAGAGGCCCGATTGATTGATGATCTGCTGGACCTCACGCGGATCGAGAACGGAAAGGTAAGTCTGGACCTTCTGACGATAGACGGGCACACGGCCGTGATGGATGCGATCGAGAATGTTCGGACCGATGCCGCCCAAAAGAACATCGTGGTGGTCCTGCAGCTCCAAGCCGATCGAAGTTATGTCCATGCAGATCCGGCCCGTTTGCAGCAGATTCTTTGGAACGTAATTAAAAACGGCATCAAATTCACTCCTCCGGGCGGACGCCTGTGGATCTCGAGCAGCGTGGAAGGGGAATCCAAGTATTGGAAGTTGGAGGTCAAAGATACGGGCATTGGCATGGAGCCGGCGGAGCTCGCTCGGATTTTTGATGCCTTCTCACAGGGCGAGCACGCGTCGGAGGGCGGCAGACACCGCTTTGGGGGCTTGGGCCTGGGCTTGGCGATCACTAAGAAGCTGGTCGAACTCTTCGAAGGCACCATCGAAGCCAGCAGCCCGGGGCGGGGGCGAGGCTCCACCTTTTTGGTTCGACTTCCGCTCTCCACGGCACCGCCGAGCTCCGAGGCTCCCGCGCGCCCGTTAAGGTCTCCCCCCGCGGCACCTTCAACATCGTTCCAAAGCGATGCCCCCGCGTTTCGGATTCTATTGGTCGAGGATCATGAGCCGACGCGGTCACCTTTTGCATCGCTGTTGGGGCGACGGGGTTATGAGGTTGTTGCCGTGGGGTCAGGGGTGGAAGCGTTGGAAGCAGCCGCGCGGTCCGGATTTGATGTGGTGCTGGCCGACATTGATCTTCCGGACATAGACGGGCACTCATTAATGGGATTTCTCAATAAACGTTATGGACTCAAAGGCCTTGCCTTGACGGGCCATGGCACAGAGACGGATGTGGCAAAGAGTCTGGAGTCCGGGTTCGTGGCGCATTTCACCAAACCCATCAACCTCTCGGCTCTGGAGGAAGTCTTGCGGGAGCTTCTCGCTTCTCGCCGAGACTCGTAATCGCCTGCCAGCAATTCTCCCGACCCGCTGCCTGGTGCGGATGGGCGTATTGCAACGTCAGGGTTTGCAAATTGAAACTCTCTTCGTGTGGCGCTGGAGCGACGAAGCGCTTCCGGCGGGCGAGGTCTCATCCAGTCGGTTCATCGGAAGACTACGGCACGATATCTACTTCCCCACCATCTGGCACGCTCCTTGCGGAGGCGTCGTCGAAACGAAGCCCGATCGGGCTGAGAGAGCGATCTGACTGCCTCGGAAGATTGGAACTCCTATGGCCTACCAAGGACGAACTATTTGCGGTTTACAGGACTTTGTGACTGGGTTCCTCAGCCTGTGCCAGAGGTTGACCCTGTGACTACAGAATCAGGCGACAGTCAACACTCCCGCTTTGAGAACTATGTCCTCAGTCATTGGGGAGACTTGTACCGCTTGGCAGTAGGGATTGGGTATGACCGAGCCTCAGCCGAGCGACTGATCCACGTCACCCTGGTCGCGGGTTTTGATAAACTCAACGAGCACGGGTTCCAGTCCCCTGCGGACGCAAAACTATGGCTGTTAAAACTGATGATCCGGTTTCCGGGTGAGGCCCTGGGCAATGAGGTTGACGATCTGAAACCATCTCGGGGTGCAGAGCCGGGTCTCCAGCCAGATTCGGATCCGCAGTTGGTTAGTGTTCATCACGGGTTGCAACAGTTAGGCGGACAACCACGCATTATTCTACTTTTGGCGATCCTCGAGCGGCGGAGTTGCGAGGACATAGCCGACATTCTAAAACTATCCGAGTCTGAGGTGAGGCGCGAACTAGCTCAAGGCGTGCTCCAGTTTCACAAGGCCTTAGCTGGAGAATCCCCTGAGTCGTCGCTGGTGCT
This DNA window, taken from Verrucomicrobiales bacterium, encodes the following:
- the cheB gene encoding chemotaxis-specific protein-glutamate methyltransferase CheB; the encoded protein is MKRVRILIVDDSAFARKVVREIVQSERTEVVGAARDGHEALALAASLNPDLIICDLAMPGLDGIEFIRRQMAARPVPILILSSAAQDAAEVFTALNSGAVDVVHKPSGLANDLLRDVKVDLMEKIMLIMRIAPEKQAPVSTIAASPERIAFERRIDLVAIGISTGGPQALRRLIPLFPRSFPAPIAIVLHMPVGYTAMYAEQLNEICALEVKEAAEGDVLEPGMVLLAQAGRHLTVQRTGTGSVISRLSVQPINKLHRPSVDVLFRSVAETFGARALGVVMTGMGDDGKEGAGCIKASGGTVITEAEQSCVIYGMPRSVVEARLSDSAVPLDQMAETIINFA
- a CDS encoding response regulator; this translates as MKPKILIVDDSSLARRTLRQALEDLGYLVEDVSDGPQAIESFYLHRPDLVILDIVMHGMYGTEVLAKLLEIDPAARVLMLTADVQDSTSSQVRQNGAIGILNKPITREKLAAALKPIFEGGTLWT
- a CDS encoding response regulator; translation: MSGPTESRRESDPSVAGIQSVVSWLQAIAPYGILTTDRSLRIQTWNQWLVFHSGLSASEAIGRSLVELFPDLQQRRLLSRFESALAGEISVLSTALHKYLLPFPVTIEGCRSQWMLQTARIAPLPDEDRIVGTITIIEDVTQREFHAYTLRRQQELDRLLSESLGAMMESTHVVQDLGAILTPMLPYLGFDAHFCYVWHPGINLFQLRSCSGVPTAQREVMRAKRLANEDRLNSSGGPANILKTMAKHAKVLTALGMSGVSCWPLSIADEVLGFISFGSYPPSVLEREEYQLLSRLVHFLALALDRASKSQRVLAASRAKDDFLAALSHELRTPLNPVLMLASDGAQNPELAASVRESFRLIEKNALLEARLIDDLLDLTRIENGKVSLDLLTIDGHTAVMDAIENVRTDAAQKNIVVVLQLQADRSYVHADPARLQQILWNVIKNGIKFTPPGGRLWISSSVEGESKYWKLEVKDTGIGMEPAELARIFDAFSQGEHASEGGRHRFGGLGLGLAITKKLVELFEGTIEASSPGRGRGSTFLVRLPLSTAPPSSEAPARPLRSPPAAPSTSFQSDAPAFRILLVEDHEPTRSPFASLLGRRGYEVVAVGSGVEALEAAARSGFDVVLADIDLPDIDGHSLMGFLNKRYGLKGLALTGHGTETDVAKSLESGFVAHFTKPINLSALEEVLRELLASRRDS